Below is a window of Tolypothrix bouteillei VB521301 DNA.
CTGTCAACGATGTTAGGTTTTTTAACAGTTATTGCGGCACAATTACTGCGAATGACTTATTTACATCGGAATTCCCCGCACAGTTCGGTAGAATTAGTGCTAACAAAAATACAAATGGATGTGTTATTTGCTAATACTCCACCCAAACAAAAAAAGCTCCTAAAGCTTACAGTTGATTGGGCAATTAGAGCAATTGCACGTCTAGGGGGATACTTAGAACATATCTATATTTCCCGACATCTGACCCCACAGGTGACAGCATAGCCAAGCTTGAAGCCGTACCCAACACTTGCTTATCACTTACCTCAAGATATTTCTGTAACTGCTCTAAGTTTCGATGATAAAGTTTCATTGCGTGCTGGCTAATTACCCTCACTCCTTCACTTGATGCTAAATATTAAGTTTAAGTGATACTACCTATACAATTATTAATTTCTTACTTTTGAGATATATACTTTTTAGAAGCAGTTTCTAGAGGATTTTTCCGGACTTTTTCAAGGTTAATATATCAATTATTTTCCGTTGCTATATGGAAGTTGTATTTCTAAAGTCCGTCCTCTTATGACTCTTGAATTATTTAATATAGAAAGTTTTAATATTTGTGAATAAAAAATAGTGGTAATTATAAATACATAACAGAGCTAACAAATAACAAATTATTGCTTTTTCTAATTTTTACCGATTTTTACCGCTTTTTCCTATTAGAGGTATTGTAATGATTACTTCTGACAGTCAAAATCAATCCTTAGACGGGTTAAAAGTACTTGTAGTCGATGACAATGATGATTGCTTGGAATTATTGAAGCTAATTCTTGAAGGTTTTTCTGTAGTGGTCAGGTTAGCGAAATCAGTGAAAGAAGCTTTAAAAGTTTTAGCACAGTGGGAACCAGATGTTTTAATCAGCGATATTGCAATGCCTTATGAAGATGGTTATTCCCTAATACGTCAAATTAGAATTTTGGAAAA
It encodes the following:
- a CDS encoding response regulator yields the protein MITSDSQNQSLDGLKVLVVDDNDDCLELLKLILEGFSVVVRLAKSVKEALKVLAQWEPDVLISDIAMPYEDGYSLIRQIRILEKCQQYKYLPAIAITGLTTQDEHARAFKSGFDVYTEKPLNIDFLAKVIAELVEKSPLQYHYYEY